The Xanthomonas indica sequence GCAGTTAAAAAATCGTGAAGGCGCGCCGCGCCCCACGTTGCAACCACCCTCGTCAACCGCAGGAGAATGACCGGTGAACAAGACCACTCTCGCCCTGGCCCTCGCACTGGCCGCTTCGCCGCTCACCGTCCTGGCCCAGGACGAGCCCACCTCGCCGATCACCGGCTCCTACGGCGTGGTCAGCGACTACGTGTTCCGTGGCGTCTCCCAGACCGACAAGGGCCCGGCGTTCCAGGCCGGCCTCACCTACACCTCGCCGTTCGGCCTGTACGTGGGCGCCTGGGGCTCCAACGTCGACTTCGGCGCTGGCGATCCGGATTGGGAAACCGATGGCTTCGTCGGCTACAACGTCGATTTCTCCCCGGACTGGAACTTCGACGTGATGGTCAACCGCTACGGCTACCCGGGCGCCGGCCGGTTGAACTACAACGAGCTGATCACCAAGACCAAGTTCCTCAAGACCTACACCCTGACCGTGGCCTACACCGACAACGTGTACAACCTGGACAAGGACAGCTTCTACTACGCGCTGGACGGGAACTGGTCGCTGCCGCAGGGCTTCAGCGTCGGCGCGCACGTCGGCCGCACCACCTACGAAAGCGCGCTGACCGCGTACCAGGACTACACCGACTACAACGTCAGCGTGGGCAAGATGGTCGGCCCGCTGGCGCTGAGCGTGGGTTACTACGACACCGACAACAAGGGTCCGGAGAACTTCACCGAGCGCCTGGCCGGTCACCGCGTCGTGGTCTCGGGCACGATCGCGTTCTGATCGCATCGCCGCCGTGAAACGACGAAGGGCGCCGCAAGGCGCCCTTCGTGTTTTCCGGCAACGCCGCGCTGCGCGGCGGACGCCTCACCAGCTCAGCACGACCTTGCCGGCCTTGCCTTCTTCCATCAGGTCGAAGCCCTTCTGGAATTCGTCGATGGTCAACTGATGGGTCAGCACCTTGCCCAGCGGGAAGCCGGACAGCACCAGCTGGGTCATCTTGTACCAGGTCTCGTACATCTTGCGGCCGTAGATGCCCTGCACGGTCAGGCCCTTGAAGATGATCTTGTCCCAGTCCGCGCCGGCGCCGCGCGGCATGATGCCGAGCATGGCGATCTTGCCGCCGTGGTACATGCAGTCGAGCATGTCGTTGAAGGCGCGCGGGTTGCCGCTCATCTCCAGGCCCACGTCGAAGCCTTCCATGTGCAGGTCGGCCATGACGTCCTTGAGCGAGGTGTTGGCGACGTTGACCACCCGCGTGGCGCCCATGTCCGCGGCCAGCTTCAGGCGGAAATCGTTGACGTCGGTGACCACCACGTTGCGCGCGCCGATGTGCTTGCAGATGCCCGCGGCGATGATGCCGATCGGGCCGGCGCCGGTGATCAGCACGTCCTCGCCGATCACGTCGAACTCCAGCGCGCAGTGCGCGGCGTTGCCGTAGGGGTCGAAGAACGCGGCCAGCTCGGAGGGGATCTGGTCGGGGATCGGCCACAGGTTCGAGGCCGGCATCACCATGTACTCGGCGAAGGCGCCGTTGATGTTGACGCCGATGCCCACCGTGTTCGGGCACAGGTGCGGGCGCCCGCCGCGGCAGTTGCGGCAGTGGCCGCAGACGATGTGGCCTTCGGCCGACACGCGCTGGCCGACCTCGTAGCCGGTGACCGCCGAGCCGAGCTGGGCGATGCGGCCGACGAATTCGTGGCCGATGGTCAGGCCGGGCTTGATGGTGCGCTGGCTCCACTCGTCCCACAGGTAGATGTGCAGGTCGGTGCCGCAGATCGCGGTCTTTTCCAGCTTGATCAGCACGTCGTTGGGGCCGGGGACCGGCACCGGCACCTGTTCCAGCCAGATGCCTTTGGCGGCGTCGCGCTTGACCAGCGCCTTCATTGTTTGCGCCATGTCGGTGCAGATTCGATGGGAAGAGGGCGCGCAGTATAAGCGCCCGGCCGGCGTGCCCATGTTGCGGCGCGGTCAGGACATGACATGTCCCAGGGTGCCATTGGTCACGGTCCGGGCGCTTGGTGACAGCCGTTACACTCTAACGTCTGTCATCAAGGAAACCGCTCGATGCGTTCGAATTCGTTGGCTGTCGCCATCGCCGCCGTCGCCGCCCTGTCCGGCGCCTCCGTCGCCCATGCCGGCGAGGGCATGTGGGTCCCGCAGCAATTGCCGGACATCGCCGGACCACTGCAGCAGGCCGGCCTGAAGCTGTCGCCGCAGCAACTGTCCGATCTCACCGGCGACCCGATGGGCGCGGTGGTCTCGCTGGGCGGCTGCACCGCCAGCTTCGTCTCGCCGCAGGGCCTGGTGGTGACCAACCACCACTGCGCCTATGGCGCGATCCAGCTCAACTCGACCGCGCAGAAGAACCTGATCCGCGACGGCTTCAGCGCCGCCAGCCAGGGTGCGGAACTCAGTGCCGGTCCGAACGCGCGCATCTATGTGCTCGACCGCATCACCGACGTCACCGCGCAGGCCAAGGCGGCGATGGCCGCCGCCGGCAACGACGCGCTCAAGCGCACGCAGGCGCTGGAGGATTTCGACAAGGCGCAGGTCGCCGCCTGCGAAGCCGACGCCGGCTACCGCTGCGAGCTGTACAGCTTCTCCGGCGGCAACACCTATCGCCTGTTCCGCACCCTGGAAATCCGCGACGTGCGCCTGGCCTACGCGCCGCCGTCGGGCATCGGCAAGTTCGGCGGCGACGTCGACAACTGGATGTGGCCGCGCCACACCGGCGACTTCTCGTTCTACCGTGCCTACGTCGGCAAGGACGGCAAGCCGGCCGCCTACGCCAAGGACAACGTGCCGTACCAGCCCAAGCACTTCCTGAAGTTCGCCGACCAGCCGCTCGGCGCCGGCGATTTCGTCATGGTGGCCGGCTATCCGGGCCGCACCAACCGCTATGCGCTGGCGTCCGAGTTCGACGCCACCGCCAACTGGGGGTATCCCACCGCCGCGCGCCAGTACCGCGACCTGATCGCCCTGGTCGAGCAGGCCGGCAAGCAGAACCCGGACATCCAGGTGAAGTACGCCGCGACCATGGCCAGCTGGAACAACGTGGCCAAGAACTACGAAGGTCAGTTGGAAGGCTTCAAGCGCATCGACGCGGCGGCCAAGAAGCACGCCGAGGAAGATGCGGTGCTGGCCTGGCTCAAGCGCCAGGGCGGCGAGGGCAAGGCCGCGCTGCAGGCGCACGCGCAACTGCTGGCGCTGGGCGAGCAGGCCAAGGCCACCCGCGACCGCGACCTGGTGCTGCGGCAGATGCAGCGGACCGGGGCGCTCGGCAGCGCGGTCATGCTGTACCGCCTGTCGATCGAACGCGCCAAGCCGGATGCCGCGCGCGAGCCCGGCTACCAGGAGCGCGACCTTCCCGAGATCGAGGGCGCGATGAAGCAGATGGAGCGCCGCTACGTCGCCTCCATGGACAGCCAGTTGCAGCGCTACTGGTTCGACCAGTATCTGAAGCTGCCGAAGGCGCAGCGCCTGCCGGCGCTGGACCAGTGGCTGGCCGGTGCCGACGCGCAGGCCGCCGCCACGCGCCTGGCCGGCACGCAACTGGGCAACACCGACGCGCGCCTGAAGTGGCTGCACGCCGATCGCGCCGCGTTCGAAGCCAGCGACGACCCGGCGCTGCGCTATGCGGTGGCGCTGATGCCGACCCTGCTGCAGATCGAGCAGGACCAGAAGCGCCGCGAGGGCGAGGAACTGCTGGCGCGGCCGCGCTACCTGCAGGCCGTGGCCGACTACAAGAAGAGCCAGGGCGAGTTCGTGTATCCCGACGCCAACTCCTCGCTGCGCATCACCTTCGGCAACGTCAAGGGCTATTCGCCCAAGGACGGCGTGGAATACACCCCGTTCACCACGCTGGAAGGCGTGGTCGCCAAGGACACCGGCGTGGAGCCGTTCGATTCGCCCAAGGCGCTGCTGGAGGCGGCCAAGGCCAAGCGCTACGGCGGGCTGGAGGACAAGCGGCTGGGTACGGTGCCGGTCAACTTCCTGTCCGACCTGGACATCACCGGCGGCAACTCCGGCTCGCCGGTGATGGACGCGCACGGCAAGCTGGTCGGCCTGGCCTTCGACGGCAACTGGGAGTCGGTGAGTTCGAACTGGGTGTTCGACCCGGCGATGACCCGCATGATCGCCGTCGACGCGCGCTACCTGCACTGGATCATGCAGGAAGTGGCGCCGGCGCCGCGGCTGCTGAAGGAGTTGAACCTGGCCAAGTGAGCCAGGCCCGACGGGCGGCGGCCACGGCCGCCGTCCGCCTGTCCGCCGCGGTCAACGCCGCGGCGGGGCACGGGGATGCGGCGCAGGGTTTCCGGCGACGGAGCGGGTATCATGCCGCTCCGTTTTCGTTTGCGAGACGGGCCCTTCCCCCCAAGGAATCCAGCGCATGCGCATTCTGCTCGCCCGCCATGGCGAAACCCCGTGGAACGCCGAAGGCCGTTACCAGGGCCAGATCGACATCCCGCTGTCGCCGGTCGGCGACGCCCAGGCGCAGGCGCTGGGCGCACGCCTGCGCGAGGTCCCGCTGACCCGCGCCGTGGCCTCGCCGCTGGCCCGCGCGCAACGCACCGCGCGCTTCGCGCTGGGGCCCGAGCGCGAGGCGCTGCTGCAGACCGATCCGGACCTGCAGGAAATCGCCCATGGCGAGTGGGAAGGCCTGCTGGCCAGCGAGATCCACGAGAAGGATCCGGCGCGTCTGCGCGCCTGGCGCGAGGAGCCGGACACGGTGCTGATGCCGGGCGGCGAGTCGCTGCGGCAGGTGCTGGAGCGCTCCTGGCGCGGCTTGGCCCGCGCCGCCGAGGGCCTGGGCGAACACGACACGCTGCTGGTGGTGGCGCACGATGCGGTCAACCGCGTAATTCTGTGCCGGGTGCTGGGCCTGCCGATCGCGCGGCTGTGGAGTTTCCGCCAGGCGCCGACCACGCTGAACCTGCTGGAAGGGCCGGACGTGGAGCATCTGGAGGTGGTGCGGCTGAACGATTGCGCGCATCACACGCCATTCTTCGGTGAGGCGAAGCATCGGGCGCTGTAGGACGGACATGATGCGCGGATAGCGTGCGCCGTCCCATCTTTGGGCTGATTTGTTTCACTTCCGATGCGAGCCTCTGGGCCGTTGCCGTTGCCGTTGCCGTTGCTTTGCTTTTCGGGATCCCGTGAGCCGCGGCACTTGGCCTGGGCGAAAACCCCGAAGGGGCGGCGCGCAGGAAGCGCGCCGTTTTTCGCCGGCACATGGATGTGCCGTCGAAAAATGCCCAGGCCAAGTGCGAACCCGGAGCGCGCAGCGCGGAGGGCGCGGCGCCCGGGTGTGCTTGACCAGCCATTCGGCTGATAAAGCGCGTCTTTTGGTTACTTTTCTTTGCACAAGCAAAGAAGTGCTTCTCAGCAGCCGGAGGCTGATCAAAGTGACTCGCGCGTCAGCGCGAAAGCTGTCGCTTCCAAAGCTGTTGCTTCTGACAAAGGCGAGCGAGCGCGCTTGCCTGAAAGGCTAGAAATACACAAATGAACACCCTCCCCGAATGGCTCGCCTACATCGAGCGCCAACATCCCCAGGACATCGCCATGGGCCTGGAGCGGGTGCGCACGGTTGCCGCGCGCATGCGCCTGACCAAGCCGGCCAAGCATGTCATCACCGTCGGCGGTACCAACGGCAAAGGCTCGACCGTCGCCTTCATCGAGGCGATCGCACGCGCCGCCGGCTGGCGCGTGGGCAGCTACACCTCGCCGCACCTGCTGCGCTACAACGAGCGCGTGCGCCTCGACGGCGAAGAGGCCAGCGATGCCGACCTGGTCACCGCCTTTGCGGCAGTGGAGGCCGCGCGCGCCGATACCGCGCTGACCTATTTCGAATACGGCACGCTGGCGGCGCTGTGGCTGTTCCAGCAGGCCACGTTGGATCTGGCCGTGCTGGAAGTCGGGCTCGGCGGCCGCCTCGATGCGGTGAACCTGGTCGATGCCGACGTGGCGGTGATCACCACCGTGGACATCGACCACACCGATTGGCTCGGCAACGACCGCGAGGCGATCGGTGCGGAGAAGGCCGGCATCGCGCGGCCGTGGAAGCCGCTGGTGCTGGGCGAGATCGATCCGCCCTCCAGCGTGCTGCGCCGCGCCTACGCGATCGGTGCCAATGCGTTGCGCGCCGGCAGCGACTTCTTCCACGAGCCGATCGACGCCGAGCGCTGGCGCTGGCGCGACGTCGGCACCGAACTGCAGTTGCCGCTGCCGCAACTGCGTGCGCCGGTGCAGCGCGCCAACGCCGCCACCGCCATCGCCGCCCTGCGCGCGCTGCGCCGGTCGCTGCCGCGCAGCGCCTACGCCGAGGGCATCGCCGCCGCACGCCTGCGCGGGCGCCTGCAGCCGTGCGTGCGCGACGGCGTGGAGGTGCTGGTCGACGTCGGCCACAACCCGCAGGCGGCGCGCGAGCTGGCCGCCGCGCTGCAGGCGCAGCCGGTCGCCGGCCGCACCTGCGCGGTGTTCGCGGCGCTGGCCGACAAGGACGCCGCCGGCGTGGTGGAGGCACTGGCCGCGCAGGTCGATGCCTGGCACCTGGCGGGGTTGGGCGGCAACCGCGGCCAGAGCGCTGCGCAGTTGCGCGCGCGGCTGGCGGGCACGGCCGCCGCCGAGGCGGGCGTCGCCGAGAGGGTGGCGCAGGCTCTGCAGGCGGCGCTGGCGCAGGCACGACCGGGCGACCGGGTGCTGGTGTTCGGTTCGTTCCATACCGCCGCCGAGGCCTTGCACTGGCTGCATTCAGCCGGCTGATCCCGCCCCCGGGCGGGCCGACCTTATAATCGCGACGGCACTCCGCCACGCCGCCCCTCACCCTTTCCGTGGATACCGTCCTGAAACAGCGATTGATTGGCGCCCTCGTCCTGGTAGCGCTCGCCGTGATCTTCCTGCCGATGCTGGTGAAGGGGCCTGCGCCCGACAGCGGCGTGGCCAATGTGCCGCTGAAGGCGCCCGAGGCGCCGGCCGACGGCCAGTTCGAGACCCGCGAACTGCCGCTGGTGACCCCGGGCGATGCGCCCAGCGGCGGGGCAGTGGGCATGACCAAGACGCCGGGCGCCACGCCCGCGCCGGCGCCGGTCCAGAACAATCCCGATGCCGCCGACCTGGCCGATCCGGCCGCCGGCAGCGCCGCGCAGCCGCTGCCGCCGAGCGTGGCCGCCGGCAACTACGCGGTGAACTTCGGTGCGTATGCCACCGCCGCCGATGCCGATGCGGTGATCGCGCGGCTCAAGCAGGCGCAACTGCCGGGCTTCCGCGAGCAGGCCACGATCGGCGGGCGCCAGGCCTGGCGGGTGCGGATCGGGCCGTATGCCGATCGCGCCCAGGCCGAATCGGTGCGCCTGCAGGCGGTCAAGGTCCGCAACGACGTCAATGCCCAGGTGGTGACCCTGGATGCGGCGCCGAGCAACGCGACCCCGACCGGCGCCGCGCCGGCTGCCGCCAGCCATGTCGCCGCCGCCGCGCCCGCTGCCCCGGCCAAGACCGAGGCGCTGCCGCCGGAGCCGGCCAAGCCGGTCGCCACCACCAAGCCGGCGACACCGCCGGCGCCCAAGCCGGAACCGGCCAAGCCCGAACCCACCAAGCCCGAACCCACCAAGCCGGCGGCCCCTGCGGCCACCACGGCAGCGGCCAAGCCGGCGCCGAGCGTGCCGGCTGCGCCTGCGGCGTCCGGCACCGGCTTCGCCGTGCAGCTGGGCGCCTTCGGCAAGGCCGAGGACGCCAATGCCCTGCGCGACAAGGTGCGCGCCGCCGGCTTCAGCGCCTTCGTCGAACAGGTGCGCACCGACAAGGGCGCGCTGAACCGTGTACGGGTGGGGCCGGTCGCCAACCGTGCCGACGCCGAGCAGTTGCGCGCCCAGGTGGCGGCCAAGGTCGGCATCAGCGGTATGGTACGTCCACATCCTTGATCGGGCCGCGGCCCATGGAGTAGCACGATGGTCCAGGGAAGGCAGGCGCGACGCGCGATCGGCGCGATGCAGCGGCTCGGCCGCGGGAGGCGCGCATGATCGACATGGTGCTGTTGACGGTGATCCTGGTCTCGGCCCTGCTCGGGGCCCTGCGTGGGTTCGTCGGCATCGTGGTCGGCACGCTGTCCTGGTTCCTGGCCGGTTGGGCCACGTTCCAGTTCGGCGGCAATACCGGGCGCTGGCTCGCCGATGGGGCGCGGCCGAGCATGAGCTACTACCTGGGCGGCTACGCGCTGACCTTCGTGACGGTGATGGCGGTGGTGGCCATCGTCGGCATGGTGATCCGCACCGCGGTGCGCTCGACCGCGCTGTCGGGCACCGACCGCGCGCTCGGCTTCGGCCTGGGCACGGTGCGCGGCGGTTTCTTCGCCGCGGTGCTGGCCTTCCTGATGAGCTTCACGCCGCTGACCCGCGAGCCGGACTGGCAGCATTCGATGGTGCTGCCGGTGCTCAGCCCGGGGGTGGGCTGGATGCGCGCGCAGATGCCGGACTGGCGCATGCCGCAG is a genomic window containing:
- a CDS encoding TorF family putative porin, whose product is MNKTTLALALALAASPLTVLAQDEPTSPITGSYGVVSDYVFRGVSQTDKGPAFQAGLTYTSPFGLYVGAWGSNVDFGAGDPDWETDGFVGYNVDFSPDWNFDVMVNRYGYPGAGRLNYNELITKTKFLKTYTLTVAYTDNVYNLDKDSFYYALDGNWSLPQGFSVGAHVGRTTYESALTAYQDYTDYNVSVGKMVGPLALSVGYYDTDNKGPENFTERLAGHRVVVSGTIAF
- the tdh gene encoding L-threonine 3-dehydrogenase, translated to MAQTMKALVKRDAAKGIWLEQVPVPVPGPNDVLIKLEKTAICGTDLHIYLWDEWSQRTIKPGLTIGHEFVGRIAQLGSAVTGYEVGQRVSAEGHIVCGHCRNCRGGRPHLCPNTVGIGVNINGAFAEYMVMPASNLWPIPDQIPSELAAFFDPYGNAAHCALEFDVIGEDVLITGAGPIGIIAAGICKHIGARNVVVTDVNDFRLKLAADMGATRVVNVANTSLKDVMADLHMEGFDVGLEMSGNPRAFNDMLDCMYHGGKIAMLGIMPRGAGADWDKIIFKGLTVQGIYGRKMYETWYKMTQLVLSGFPLGKVLTHQLTIDEFQKGFDLMEEGKAGKVVLSW
- a CDS encoding S46 family peptidase yields the protein MRSNSLAVAIAAVAALSGASVAHAGEGMWVPQQLPDIAGPLQQAGLKLSPQQLSDLTGDPMGAVVSLGGCTASFVSPQGLVVTNHHCAYGAIQLNSTAQKNLIRDGFSAASQGAELSAGPNARIYVLDRITDVTAQAKAAMAAAGNDALKRTQALEDFDKAQVAACEADAGYRCELYSFSGGNTYRLFRTLEIRDVRLAYAPPSGIGKFGGDVDNWMWPRHTGDFSFYRAYVGKDGKPAAYAKDNVPYQPKHFLKFADQPLGAGDFVMVAGYPGRTNRYALASEFDATANWGYPTAARQYRDLIALVEQAGKQNPDIQVKYAATMASWNNVAKNYEGQLEGFKRIDAAAKKHAEEDAVLAWLKRQGGEGKAALQAHAQLLALGEQAKATRDRDLVLRQMQRTGALGSAVMLYRLSIERAKPDAAREPGYQERDLPEIEGAMKQMERRYVASMDSQLQRYWFDQYLKLPKAQRLPALDQWLAGADAQAAATRLAGTQLGNTDARLKWLHADRAAFEASDDPALRYAVALMPTLLQIEQDQKRREGEELLARPRYLQAVADYKKSQGEFVYPDANSSLRITFGNVKGYSPKDGVEYTPFTTLEGVVAKDTGVEPFDSPKALLEAAKAKRYGGLEDKRLGTVPVNFLSDLDITGGNSGSPVMDAHGKLVGLAFDGNWESVSSNWVFDPAMTRMIAVDARYLHWIMQEVAPAPRLLKELNLAK
- a CDS encoding histidine phosphatase family protein, which encodes MRILLARHGETPWNAEGRYQGQIDIPLSPVGDAQAQALGARLREVPLTRAVASPLARAQRTARFALGPEREALLQTDPDLQEIAHGEWEGLLASEIHEKDPARLRAWREEPDTVLMPGGESLRQVLERSWRGLARAAEGLGEHDTLLVVAHDAVNRVILCRVLGLPIARLWSFRQAPTTLNLLEGPDVEHLEVVRLNDCAHHTPFFGEAKHRAL
- the folC gene encoding bifunctional tetrahydrofolate synthase/dihydrofolate synthase; translated protein: MNTLPEWLAYIERQHPQDIAMGLERVRTVAARMRLTKPAKHVITVGGTNGKGSTVAFIEAIARAAGWRVGSYTSPHLLRYNERVRLDGEEASDADLVTAFAAVEAARADTALTYFEYGTLAALWLFQQATLDLAVLEVGLGGRLDAVNLVDADVAVITTVDIDHTDWLGNDREAIGAEKAGIARPWKPLVLGEIDPPSSVLRRAYAIGANALRAGSDFFHEPIDAERWRWRDVGTELQLPLPQLRAPVQRANAATAIAALRALRRSLPRSAYAEGIAAARLRGRLQPCVRDGVEVLVDVGHNPQAARELAAALQAQPVAGRTCAVFAALADKDAAGVVEALAAQVDAWHLAGLGGNRGQSAAQLRARLAGTAAAEAGVAERVAQALQAALAQARPGDRVLVFGSFHTAAEALHWLHSAG
- a CDS encoding SPOR domain-containing protein, whose translation is MDTVLKQRLIGALVLVALAVIFLPMLVKGPAPDSGVANVPLKAPEAPADGQFETRELPLVTPGDAPSGGAVGMTKTPGATPAPAPVQNNPDAADLADPAAGSAAQPLPPSVAAGNYAVNFGAYATAADADAVIARLKQAQLPGFREQATIGGRQAWRVRIGPYADRAQAESVRLQAVKVRNDVNAQVVTLDAAPSNATPTGAAPAAASHVAAAAPAAPAKTEALPPEPAKPVATTKPATPPAPKPEPAKPEPTKPEPTKPAAPAATTAAAKPAPSVPAAPAASGTGFAVQLGAFGKAEDANALRDKVRAAGFSAFVEQVRTDKGALNRVRVGPVANRADAEQLRAQVAAKVGISGMVRPHP
- a CDS encoding CvpA family protein — protein: MIDMVLLTVILVSALLGALRGFVGIVVGTLSWFLAGWATFQFGGNTGRWLADGARPSMSYYLGGYALTFVTVMAVVAIVGMVIRTAVRSTALSGTDRALGFGLGTVRGGFFAAVLAFLMSFTPLTREPDWQHSMVLPVLSPGVGWMRAQMPDWRMPQMPQLNLSQMPQLNVSQMDLGNLPAAGDNAALGNALQASGLQEMMSKALGRPGVRSAQPGSDPSQLMPANIDPAQARPAQFDPARVEPNGQARPPSQ